One window of the Hypanus sabinus isolate sHypSab1 chromosome 13, sHypSab1.hap1, whole genome shotgun sequence genome contains the following:
- the LOC132403510 gene encoding death-associated protein 1 homolog: protein MSSPPREKVETKAGHPPAVKAGGMRIVKKHQGSTAQSSAEKDKESEDWETNSPKPSVPIIISGALARGDKDFPPAAAQVAHQKPSPSVEKLPISHQINHSIHQPRK, encoded by the coding sequence ATGTCTTCCCCACCCAGGGAGAAGGTGGAAACCAAAGCGGGCCACCCTCCTGCTGTTAAGGCAGGAGGTATGCGCATTGTGAAAAAGCACCAAGGTTCTACAGCTCAGTCTTCTGCTGAGAAAGATAAAGAGAGTGAAGATTGGGAAACCAACAGCCCTAAACCATCTGTACCAATAATTATCTCTGGTGCTTTAGCAAGGGGGGATAAAGACTTTCCACCTGCTGCTGCACAAGTTGCCCACCAGAAGCCTTCTCCATCAGTGGAGAAACTGCCTATTTCACATCAGATCAATCATTCCATCCATCAGCCTCGCAAGTGA